CTTCGAGCTTGCCTTCGACGATGCGCTCGCGAACCGGCTCCGGCTTGTCGGCGAACTGGCTGCGGTAGACGGCCCGTTCCGCCTCGAGCGCCTCCTGGGGGAGGTCTTCGGGGGCGACGACGAGGGGGCTCATCGCGGCGACCTGCATCGCCAGGTTGTTGGCCAGCTCGGCGAACTCCTCGTTGCGCGCCACGAAGTCGGTCTCGCAGCTCAGCTCCAGGAGCACGCCCAGCCGGCCCTTGTGGACGTAGGAGGCGATCAGGCCCTCACTGGTCTCCCGGCTGCCCTTCTTGGCGGCCTGGGCCAGGCCCTTCTCGCGGAGGAACTGGACCGCCTTCCCTTCGTCGCCGGCGGCCTGGACGAGGGCGCGCTTGCAGTCCATCATGCCCGCACCGGTCTTCTCGCGCAGTTCCCTGACCTGCTGCGCCGTGATCTCCATGGGGGTGCTCCGTGAATCAGTGGTCGAAACGAATCCGCCGCCGGCCCGCCGGCCGTGTCTCGCGCACGCAACGGGTCGGTCGGGCGGCGCCGGGTATGTTACACGCCGTCGGCGGCGGGGCCCTCGGCGTCCGGATCGCCTTCGGTCGAGGCTCCCTCGGGGGCCGCCGCAGCCGGCACGGACGGGCTGCCGGCGCCGTCCGCCGTCGGGGTTGCCGGCGCCGTCTCCGGCTCTGCGGGCGCCGCGGCCCTGGGCGCCTCCGGCTCCGCTTCGGCCTTCGGCGGAGTGCCGGCCCGTGGGGCGCTGCCGGCGACGATCGCCTCGGAGACCGTCTTCAGGAAGATCTCGACGGCCCCGTACGAATCGTCGTTCCCCGGCACCACGACGTCGAGCCAGTTCGGATCGCCGTCGGTGTCCGTCAGGGCCACGACCGGAATGGCCAGCTTGCGGGCCTCCTTGACGGCGATGTGCTCGCGCGCCGGGTCGATGACGACCAGCAGGCTCGGCAGCCGGTCCATGTTGCGCACACCGCCGAGGTTGCGCAGGATCTTCCGCTTCTCACGCCGGAGCGACGAGAGCATCTTCTTGCCGTACAGCTCGATCTGGCCGGTCTCCTCGAGTTCCTCGAGTTCGGCCAGCCGATCCAGCCGCTGGCGGATGGTGACGAAGTTGGTCAGGAGCCCGCCGGGCCAGCGCTCCGCCACGTACGGCATGCCGCAGTGCTGGGCCTCGCGCTGGATCACCTCGGCCGCCTGCTTCTTCGTGCCGACGAAGAGCACGTACTGCCGCCGTGCGGCCACGGCCTGGGCGACCTTCCGGGCCGTCAGCAGCCCGCGCAGCGTTGCCCGCAGGTCGATGATGTGGATCAGGTTGCGCCGCTTGAAGATGTACGGCGCCATCTTCGGGTTCCAGCGGCTCGTCCGATGGCCGAAGTGAAACCCCGCCTTGATCAGGCTCTGAATACTGACTGGCTCCAAGGTCGTCTCCCGTCACTGGGGCATATGCCGTGGCAGTCTACCTGACCGGCCGTCTCCCCCGGCGAAGCACAGCGCCGGCATATTGGGTACGCATTGCGCCCCGCTGCAGGGAAGCGGCTGAATGCACGGATGGCGAGCAAACGCCGAAAACACGACTCACACAGTATACCGGACGCCCCCTCAGACTGTCAAGCTGGAGGACGCGTTGCCGGACTCTCCACGTCTGTGGGGGGGGGCGGAGGGTCGCCCCGAACGTCGGCTTGTGGTATCATTGGGGCGCCGATGCTCGCCAACGAAGATGCGACTGGCCCCACACGCCGAGTACCTCTTGCCGCACACGCGGGGGAAGCGATGGTGTCTGACCCACGTTCCCGTCTGCCTTGGGCTCCGACGCCGGACGCGGTGCAGGAGCTTCTGGGGGGTCCGCACGTCTGGCTGATGGCCCTGGACCGGGCCGGCCGGGCGCTGCTGTGGAGCGAGGGTGCCGAGCGTCTCAGCGGCTGGCCGGCATCGGACGTGGTGGGCGGCGACGCGTTCTGGGAGCGGCTGTTCCCCGACCCGCGCTACAGCGGGTTCGTGCGGGACGGCTGCCTCTGCTCGCCCGGCGCGTGCGGCCTGGAGGTGGCGATCTGCCGGCGGGACGGATCCGCCTGCGTCCTGCAGTGGCACGTGTTCCCTCCGGCCGACGGGGCGGATGGGGTGCGGCTGGTCGTCGGACACGAGAGGCGCGACCGCGCGACCGTGGTGCGCACGATCGAACACCCGGAGCGGTTCTTCGAGAAGTTCCTGGCCGGCCTGAGCGTCGGCGTCTTCCAGGTGCGCCGGCAGGGGGCGCGTCTCGACAAGGCGGCGAACCCGACCCTGGCCCGGATGCTGGGCTTCGGGAGCACCCAGGAACTGCTGGACTTCGACCACGACCTGCTGGTGCCCGCCTCCGAGCGGGCCAGGGTGGAGGAACTCCTGAACCTGCACGGCTCCGTGCGCGACTCAGAGGTTGACCTTGTCCGTCGGGACGGCACGGTGCTGCAGGCGAGCATCAATGCGCGGGTGTTGCGCGACGCCGATGGGCGCCTGCAGATGGTGACCGGCACGGTCGAGGACACCGCGGAACGCCGAGCCGCCCAGCAGGCGCTGAAGGCCAGCAAGGAGAAGTACCGCCAACTGGTGGAGGGCGTGGGCGAACCCATCCTGACCGTCGATGAGCACGGAGTGTGTCTGGCCATGAACCAGGTCGCCGCGCGCTACGCCGGAGGGGACGCGAGCACGTTCGAAGGGCGGCCGCTCCGGGACATCTTCCCCCTGGATGCCGCCAACGCCTTCCTGCGGATTGCCCGGAGCGTGATCGACACGGCCCGCCCGCAGAGACACGAGCTGCAGGTGATGCTGCAGGGGAAGGAGACGTGGCTCCAGATGCGTGCCTGCCCGGTGCGGGGCGTCGGGGGCGAGGCGCGGGTCCAGATCCTGGCGCTGGACATCACCGACCGGAAATCGGCCGAAGGCGAAGTGCTGCTCTACCAGCAACGGCTCCGCGCGCTGGCTTCCCGGCTCTCGGACACTGAGGAGCGCGAACGCCGGCGCCTGGCGGCTGACCTTCACGCCAACATCAGTCAGTCGCTGGCGCTCGCCATCATGAACCTGGGCGTCCTGCGGGGCTCGGCGACCCGGCCGCGGGAGGCCGACGGGCTGCGGACGATCCAGGACCTTGTGGAACAGGCCCTGCTGGCCGCCCGGACGCTGACCTGCGAACTGAGCCCCCCCGTGCTGTCGGAACTCGGCTTCGAGGAGGCGCTGGAGTGGCTTGCGGAGATCACCGGCGAGCGGTACGCCCTGGCCGTGCGCGTGGAGCACGACGGCCTGCCCCTGGTTATCTCCGAACACGCCCGGACCGTGCTGTTCAAGGCCGTCCAGGAACTGCTGACCAACGTGGGGCGGCACGCCGCGGCCAGGGAGGCGGTTGTGGCAGTGCGGGCGGACGCCAGCGACGTGGTGGTGAGCGTCAGCGACGATGGCTGCGGGATGCGCGAGGGCTCGGACGCCGCCCGGCCGGCCCGGGGAGGCGGATTCGGCCTCTTCAACGTCAGGGAGCAGATCCGGCAGCTCGGGGGCGCGGTCCGCGTGCGGTCACGGCCGGGTGAGGGCACGTGCATCCTCCTGACGCTGCCTCTGCGCGATGCCGAGGCCGACGGCCAGGGAGCGCCCGCATGAGCATCCGAATCCTGCTGGTGGACGACCACAAGATCATGCGGCAGGGGCTGCGCGCCCTGATCGAGAACGAGCCGGACCTCAAGGTCGTGGGGGAGGCCGCCAACGGCCGCGAGGCCGTCGGCATCGCCCGGACATGCCTGCCCGAGGTCATCCTGATGGACGTGGCCATGCCCGAACTGAACGGTGTGGAGGCCACCCGGCAGCTCCGCATGGCCATCCCGGCCAGCCGCGTGGTGGCCCTGTCCATCCACCACGACCGCCGGTTCGTCACCCACATGATGCGCGCCGGCGCCTCCGGCTACGTTCTGAAGGGCTGCAGCTTCGAGGAACTGGTCCGGGCGGTGCGGGCCGTGGCCGGCGGGCACACCTACCTGACCCCCGCCGTGGCCGGCGCGTTGGCCGAGGGCTATGCCGACGCCCTGGCCTCCCGCGGCGATCTGCGCAGCGGCCAGCTCAGCCCTCGCGAGCGCGAGGTGCTTCAACTGCTCGCCGAGGGCCTGAACACAAAGGAGGCCGCCGCCCGCCTGGGCATTCAGCCCAAAACGGTAGCCGTCCACCGCCACCGGATCATGCGCAAACTGGGCGTGGACACGGCGGCCGAGATGGTCAGATGGGCCATTCAGGACGGCCTGACGTCCATCGGGACGTGATGAAAAGGCCCCACATCGATGGCAGCTATACGGATGTTTTGTAAATAATTATTTACACGGTTTTGAATAAACAGCCAATTGCGCGAGGCCCCTCCGTGCCGTATTCTACCGGTGCTTGACGGAGGCAAGCCTGGACTGGCACCTGGGCCCCTCCGGCGGGCTCTGGACCTTTGGGACCTGATCGGCCGGCTTCGGCCGGTCGTGCTTGGGCATACACCGTTGGCAGAAGGGTCCATAGGCAGCCGGGGTGAGGCCGGGCAACCGGCCGGAATCCTCGGAGAGGATGGATCTCGGCGACTCTCCGGGGAGGCGGATTGGCTAACAGGGGCAGCCGATCCGCCACCACCCCGCTGTTCGCGCCCGCTCAGAGCACGGTCGAGCCGGGCGCCACGTCCGCATCGGGCGTCAGCACCGACACCGTCTCGCCGTCCTGTGCCGCCAGCAGCATGCCGTTGCTGGCCACGCCCCGCAGTTGCGCCGGCTCCAGATTCGCCACCACGACGACCCGCCTGCCTTCGAGCTGTTCCGGCCTGTAGTACGGCTTCAGGCCGGCCACAAGCGTCCGCGGCGTCTCCTCGCCCAGGTCCACACGGATCACCAGCAGCTTGTCCGCGTTCGGATGGTCTTCGACTGAGAGCACCTTGCCGACCTTCAGTTCCACCTTCTTGAAGTCCTGATAGCTGATCATCGCCTCGTCCCCGTTTTCTGTGGTCATTGCGGTCCGCCGGCCGGAGCCAGCACTTCGCGTGTCGCCGCCCGGATCATGTCCTCCGGCACGTCCTCGCGCGCCGTCCACTCCCCGATGCCGCTCAGCAGCACGAAGCGGTTGCGGCCGGTCACGAACTTCTTGTCGTGTGCCATGTGTCCCTGCACGCGGTCGATGTCCAGTCCGGGCGCCCGTGTGGGCAGGCCGGCCGCCGCGATGACCGCTTCGAGCCGTTCCCGCACGTCCGCACCGCACAGGCCGCTGTCGACCGACAGCCGCGCGGCCGCCATCATGCCCACCGCCACGGCTTCTCCGTGCGTCAGCCGGCCGTCAGCGGCCTTCTCGACGGCATGGCCGATCGTGTGGCCGAAGTTCAGGCAGATGCGTACGCCGCGTTCCTCCCGCTCGTCCTGGCGCACGACGGCGGCCTTGACACGCACGTTCCAGGGCACGAGCCGCACCAGCAGGTCGGCGTCCGGATCGGCCGCGTCCTTCGCGCGGTCCTCCAGGAGTTCGAACAGCTTCCCGTCCAGCACGGCGCCGTGCTTGATGATCTCCGCCAGCCCCGAACGCACCTCCCGCCGGGGCAGTGTGCGCAGCGTGCCCACGTCGGCGTAGACAAGGCGCGGCTGGTGGAAGGCCCCCACCAGGTTCTTGCCCTCCGGCAGGTTGACCGCCGTCTTGCCGCCCACACTGCTGTCGACGGCGGCCAGGAGCGTCGTCGGCACCTGCACGAAGTCAACGCCGCGACGGAACGTTGCCGCTGCGAACCCGCCCAGATCGCCCACGACGCCTCCGCCCAGAGTGACGACGAGCGGCTTGACGGACGGATCGGGCGCAGACTGCGCCAGGTACCTGACCGCCCGGCAGAAATGGTCCAGGTCCTTGTGTGCCTCGCCGTCGGGGATGTCGTGCCGGCCAACGCTGGCGGCGCCGGCCTCGGCCAGGCTTCGCGCGACGGGTGCATAGTAGTGCGCGCCGACGACCGGGCTGGTGAAGACGGCGACGTTGGCCCGAAGGAGCCCGCGCCGTGCCAGTTCCGGGCCGAACTGGTCGAGGATGTCGCACCCGACCACGACGTCGTAGGACCGTCCGCCCAGCTCTACGTGTACCGTCTCCATGGCGTTCGCCCTTCCGGCAGAGAGGCCAGGTCGAGATGGTAGCCTTCCGGCTCGCCATCGTCAACGGCGGCGCCCGGGCGGCCGGGCGTCGGCGGTGTCAGAACAGCGGGCCGGGCCGCAGCCGCCGGTGCGCAATCGCCACGTACTGCGGGTCCTTCTCGAAGCCCACGTAGCGGCAGCCCAGGCGAACGGCCGCCGCCGCCGTCGTGCCCGTGCCCAGGAACGGGTCCAGAACAACCAGCGGCGGGGCCTCCCGCAGGCCGTGCAGCCGGATGCACATCTCCGGCAGTCTGTCCGGGAACGCGGCCGGGTGCGCCTTGGCCTCCTGGACGGTTTCATAGGGGATATACCAGGTGTTGCCGCGGTCCCGGATGTCGCGTCCGGCGGCCTTCCAGCGCCCGATGTTGCTCTTGTCCTGATAGGGGACGCCGATGGCCAGCTTGTCGAGCGGCACCCGGCCGGCGCGCGAGAGGTGGAAGATGTACTCCTGGCAGTTGTTGAGGAAGCGCGGGCTGTTCACCGGCTTGTAGTGGCCCATGTTGACGCCTTCCTCGGGGGCGGCGATGGACTTGACCCAGTGGATGGTGTTCTGGAGGCGCAGCCCGGCGGCCAGGAAGCGCTCCACGATGCGCAGGGAGCGGAGTTCGTCGGAGGGCCGGTCGCCCACGTTCAGGAAGAACGAGCCGTCCGGCCGCAGGACGCGCCGGCACTGCTCGGCCACGCGCCCCATCCAGTCGAGGTACTCGCCGAAGGGCATGTCGTCGCGATGGGTGTTGTAGCGGATGCCGATGTTGTAGGGTGGCGAGGTCACGATCACGTCGATGGCCTCGTCGGGCAGGCGCGCCGCCATGCCGTCCACGCAGTCCTGACAGAACACGCAGTCGACGAATTCACACATAGGCGTCACCGCAGGACCCGCGAGAACACAAGGGGCCCCCGTGACCTGGCGGCCTTCGCGGGCAAACGTCCCTTGTGTCTCCGAGCCCGCCCTTCATTCGAGCGGCGCCTGGTCCGGTTCTTCGGCCGGGGGCGGCGGGGCGTCTGCGGGCGTTGGCAAGGGCGTGGTGCCGCAGTAGCGCTCCGTGAAGCCCAGCAGGCCGACGCGCAGCCGCCACTGGAGCACCGGGGGCCCGCCCGGCGTGCGCGGAGCGATGACCTCGCCCTCGGCGGCCGCCCAGGGGAGGCCGTGCGTGCTGACCACGACCGACGGTGCGGGCGGGTCGCCGCGCCAGTCGGCGTGCGCCTGCACCCAGGCCAGGTCCCTGCCGACCATGCGCACGGCCTGGCGCACGGAGGTGACCTCCGGTCCGGCCGCCAGTTCGGCATGTGGCGTTGCGTACATCAGGAGCAGCACGGACGGCACCAGCAGCACGACGAGCGTCAGAACCAGCAGGATGATCAGACAGCCGAGTTCCGAGCGGCCATTGCGATCCTCTTCGCCCATGACGGCGTCCTCCCGAAAGAGCCGACGTCCCATCCCATCCCATACCACCGCCGCCACTTACGACCCGCCCGCCCACGGTCGAGGGCGGTCAGCCCTGGGCGGCCAGCTTCAGCCCGCCCACCATCAGGGGCGGGGCGCAGGTGCCGCCCAGCCAGCGGGCCTCGCTCCCGACTGCCTCCAGTTGCCTGAGGATTTCGTAGACGTTGCCGGCGACCATGCAGTCCTTCACGCGGCCGACGACGCGGCCGTTCTCGACCAGGAAGCCCAGGTCGAGGTTGACGCTGAACTCGCCGGCCAGCACGTTGCTCTGGCCGCTGCCGAGCGTCTGGTCCACGACGACGCCGCGCTTCATGCCGGCGATCATGTCGTCGAGCGACGTGTCGCCGGGGGCGACGATCACGTTGCTGGAGGACGGCACCGGGCGGCTGGAGTAGCCCCGGGCGGCGTTGGCGCCCGGCTCCACGCCCAGCAGGGCGGCCGTCTGCAGGTCGGTGCGGAACGTCTTCAGGACGCCTCGGTCGAACAGGTGCGTGCGGCGCGCGGGCAGTCCCTCGTCGTCGGTGGCGCGTGTTCCGGCCGCAAAGGGCACCGTGGGGTCGTCGGTGAGGGTGATGCGCGCGTCGAGTATCTGCTCGCCCAGCCGGCCGCGCAGAACGCTGGAGCCCTTGTGGACGTGCTTGCCGTTGAGGGCGACCGAGAGCGGGGCCAGCAGGTTGCCGAGGGCTTTGGGGGTGAAGATCATCGGCATGGCCTCCAGTCGCGCGGGCACGACGACGGAGGCGTCCCGCATCTTCTGCAGGGTCTCCCTGGTCAGGTCGGCCACGGAGTCGATCACGCGACCGGAGGTTGTGTATTCGTAGACCTGGAGGAAGCCGGCCTCGGAGATCTCCTGGATGCCGACGCTGGCGGACATGCTGGTGGCCCGCTGCCGGACGTCGAGCCCGGCGGAGTTCAGGATTCGCTGGCTCCCGGTCGCCCGCGACACGCCGCAGCCGTAGAGGTATTCGGGGCTGGCCCGGAGGCTCATCTCGAGTCCCTCGCGGCCCATCTCAACCAGCCGGGCGGCCTGCACGGCCGGGACGTCGTCGTCCCACGTGGCGGGGGCCTCGATGCCGGCGGGCTGTGTGGGGAACGCGAAGCGGGCCTCGTCGCCGAACTCGGCGCTGGCCCCGGCCATGTCGACCAGGCGGGCGGGGTCGCGCAGGTCGGTCGTGGAGGCGAACCCGATGCGGCCGTCGCGGATGACGCGCAGGCCGATGCCGCGCACCTGCACGGTGGTGATTTCCTTGAGACGGTTGTCCTCGAAGCTGACCTCGATGGCCTCGCTGGTTTCCTCGAAGACCTCGGCATGGCCGAAGCGCTTGGCCGCGGCCTCCAGGATGGCTTCTGCTGCGCCGTCTGTCATGGGATTCCTCGTTGGAAGGGCCGGCCTCAGCGGCCGCCGATGACCACGTTGCGTATGCGGCAGTGGGGGCCGCCGTCGCCGACGCGCAGCGGGCTCTGGCCGCCCTTGCCGCAGCCTCCGAGGCCGCCGTGCATGCGGAAGTCGTTGCCCAGGCAGTCGATGTTCCGGAGCGTCTGGAACACGTTGCCCGTCAGCACCACGTCGCGGACCTTCTCGGCGATCTTGCCGCCGCGGATGCGGTAGGCCTCCTCGGCGCTGAAGGTGAACATCTCCATGTTCGTCTGTCCCCCCAGCATGCCCACGCAGTAGAGGCCGTCGTCGGTATCGGCCAGCATCTCCTCGAACGGCGTCTCTCCGGGCTCCATGAACGTGTTGGTCATGCGCACGATCGGCGGATGGCGGTAGGAGATGGCGCGGGCATTGCCCGTGGGCGCCTCGCCCATCTTGGCGGCCGTCTCGCGGTTGTGCAGGCGGCCGGTCAGGACGCCGCCCTCGATCAGCGGCGTGCGCGAGCCGGGCACGCCCTCGCTGTCGAAGGCGATGAAGCCGGCCTCGCCCTGCCGCGAGCCGTCGTCGATGATGTTGAGGAACTCGGGGCCGAACCGCCGCCCGATCTGCATGATCTCCTTCAGGCGGGGGTTCTCATACAGGAAGTCGGACTCGCTCAGGTGCCCGAACGCCTCGTGGACGAACACGCCGCAGAGCTTCGGATCGACGATGACGGTGTAGGTGCCGGCCTCGACCGGCCGGGCGTCGAGCGATTCGACCGCGCGGCGGACCGCACGCTCGCAGTCGGCCTCCATGGCGGTCACCTTTGCGAACCCGCGCAGGTCGCCGTTGGACTCGAACGCGCGCTGGATGTTGGAGCCGTCGACGGCGATGGCGCCGACGAGTGCGCCGCAGAAGACGTATTCCTGCTCGATCAGGCTGCCCTCGGAGCTGGCGAACCAGGAGGTGCCGCGGCTGTCGCGGTAGACCACCATGCTCGTCTGCACGCGTGCGCTGCCCAGTATGAGGCGGTTGTAGCGCTCGCACATCCGCTGCTTGTCTTCCAGCGGGACGTCGGCCGGATCGCTCTCCACCTGCGTTCGGTAGGTCTGCCGCACGGGCTCGACGGGTGCCAGGGCGAACTTCTGCCCGCCGACCAGCTCCGCCTGCCGGACGGCCATGCGGGCATAGCGCTCCACGTCGTCCAGATCGTTGAACGTGGCGAAGCCCCATCCGCCGTTCTTGAGCACGCGCACGCAGCCGCCGCGCGACGTGCGCTCGCCGATGTCCTCCAGCTCGCGGCCGGAGTAGTTGATGCTGGTCGAGGTGCCTTCGTGGATGCGCGCGTCCGCGTAGTCGGCCGGCAGACTCGCGCACAGCTCCCGGAGCTTCTCTTTCATGTTCTCTCACTCACAAGGGGCGCGGCCCGCATCCGGCGCCGCCGGGCCCGGGCGCGTGTCACAGGCCATTGTGCCCGCTGGGGCGCGTCGAATACAAGTGCTGCTCGGCGCGAGAACGTGCGCACACGGCCGTGGCTCTCGCTGTGGTTGCCTTCCGGGCTCCCGGCGTGAACGCCGCCCCCGCCGTCTCCCCGCGTCCACGCCAGACATTTTGTTCAACGGCCGCGAACAGACAGGAAGTGCGAGGGTTGACACCGTCGTCGGCCGGCGGTATCATTGGGCGTGTGACGGAACTTACAGTCTCCGCACGGGGCAGGCTCGACATGGAGCACATCGACCGGCACGGTTGGTCCGCGGTTCGCCCGACGGGGGCGTCCTGCGGTGGTGGTGTGTTCTGGTATTTCTATTTTACGCTCCGTTGAGGAGGCTGCTTCCGGGCACATAGCCTGAGACGGCGAGAAGACCCGAGCCCCGAAGTCAGCCGACTTCGGGGCTCTTTTTTTGTGCCCTGACCATAGCAGAAGGAGACATGCCATGATCATCGTCATGCAGCCGACAGCGAGTGAGGACGAGGTGCAGCACGTCGTCGAGCGCGTCGAGGAGGCCGGCCTGGAGGTTGTGCGCCTCCGCGGCGAGAAGCGCAACGTCATCGCCGCCATCGGCGACCGCCGCGATCTGGTTACCGACCGCTGGCTCGCGCTGCCGGGGGTCGAGCGCGTCGTGCCCATCCTGAGCCCCTACAAGCTGGCCAGCCGGGAGGCCGCACCGGGCGCCACGCCGGTGCGCATCAACGGGAGTGTGCTGGGAGGCCGCGCCGTGCAGGTCATCGCCGGGCCCTGCGCCGTGGAGGACTACGATTGCACGCTGCGCATTGCACGTTGCGTGAAGGCCGCCGGCGCCGTGGGCCTGCGCGGAGGCGCCTACAAGCCGCGCACGAGCCCCCACAGCTTCCAGGGGCTGGAGGAGGACGGGCTGAAGATCCTGCACGCGGTCGGGCAGGAGGTCGGACTGCCGATCATCAC
This sequence is a window from Candidatus Brocadiaceae bacterium. Protein-coding genes within it:
- a CDS encoding PAS domain S-box protein, whose amino-acid sequence is MSDPRSRLPWAPTPDAVQELLGGPHVWLMALDRAGRALLWSEGAERLSGWPASDVVGGDAFWERLFPDPRYSGFVRDGCLCSPGACGLEVAICRRDGSACVLQWHVFPPADGADGVRLVVGHERRDRATVVRTIEHPERFFEKFLAGLSVGVFQVRRQGARLDKAANPTLARMLGFGSTQELLDFDHDLLVPASERARVEELLNLHGSVRDSEVDLVRRDGTVLQASINARVLRDADGRLQMVTGTVEDTAERRAAQQALKASKEKYRQLVEGVGEPILTVDEHGVCLAMNQVAARYAGGDASTFEGRPLRDIFPLDAANAFLRIARSVIDTARPQRHELQVMLQGKETWLQMRACPVRGVGGEARVQILALDITDRKSAEGEVLLYQQRLRALASRLSDTEERERRRLAADLHANISQSLALAIMNLGVLRGSATRPREADGLRTIQDLVEQALLAARTLTCELSPPVLSELGFEEALEWLAEITGERYALAVRVEHDGLPLVISEHARTVLFKAVQELLTNVGRHAAAREAVVAVRADASDVVVSVSDDGCGMREGSDAARPARGGGFGLFNVREQIRQLGGAVRVRSRPGEGTCILLTLPLRDAEADGQGAPA
- a CDS encoding site-specific DNA-methyltransferase, yielding MCEFVDCVFCQDCVDGMAARLPDEAIDVIVTSPPYNIGIRYNTHRDDMPFGEYLDWMGRVAEQCRRVLRPDGSFFLNVGDRPSDELRSLRIVERFLAAGLRLQNTIHWVKSIAAPEEGVNMGHYKPVNSPRFLNNCQEYIFHLSRAGRVPLDKLAIGVPYQDKSNIGRWKAAGRDIRDRGNTWYIPYETVQEAKAHPAAFPDRLPEMCIRLHGLREAPPLVVLDPFLGTGTTAAAAVRLGCRYVGFEKDPQYVAIAHRRLRPGPLF
- a CDS encoding TldD/PmbA family protein, translated to MTDGAAEAILEAAAKRFGHAEVFEETSEAIEVSFEDNRLKEITTVQVRGIGLRVIRDGRIGFASTTDLRDPARLVDMAGASAEFGDEARFAFPTQPAGIEAPATWDDDVPAVQAARLVEMGREGLEMSLRASPEYLYGCGVSRATGSQRILNSAGLDVRQRATSMSASVGIQEISEAGFLQVYEYTTSGRVIDSVADLTRETLQKMRDASVVVPARLEAMPMIFTPKALGNLLAPLSVALNGKHVHKGSSVLRGRLGEQILDARITLTDDPTVPFAAGTRATDDEGLPARRTHLFDRGVLKTFRTDLQTAALLGVEPGANAARGYSSRPVPSSSNVIVAPGDTSLDDMIAGMKRGVVVDQTLGSGQSNVLAGEFSVNLDLGFLVENGRVVGRVKDCMVAGNVYEILRQLEAVGSEARWLGGTCAPPLMVGGLKLAAQG
- a CDS encoding response regulator transcription factor; the protein is MSIRILLVDDHKIMRQGLRALIENEPDLKVVGEAANGREAVGIARTCLPEVILMDVAMPELNGVEATRQLRMAIPASRVVALSIHHDRRFVTHMMRAGASGYVLKGCSFEELVRAVRAVAGGHTYLTPAVAGALAEGYADALASRGDLRSGQLSPREREVLQLLAEGLNTKEAAARLGIQPKTVAVHRHRIMRKLGVDTAAEMVRWAIQDGLTSIGT
- the rpsB gene encoding 30S ribosomal protein S2 encodes the protein MEPVSIQSLIKAGFHFGHRTSRWNPKMAPYIFKRRNLIHIIDLRATLRGLLTARKVAQAVAARRQYVLFVGTKKQAAEVIQREAQHCGMPYVAERWPGGLLTNFVTIRQRLDRLAELEELEETGQIELYGKKMLSSLRREKRKILRNLGGVRNMDRLPSLLVVIDPAREHIAVKEARKLAIPVVALTDTDGDPNWLDVVVPGNDDSYGAVEIFLKTVSEAIVAGSAPRAGTPPKAEAEPEAPRAAAPAEPETAPATPTADGAGSPSVPAAAAPEGASTEGDPDAEGPAADGV
- the tsf gene encoding translation elongation factor Ts is translated as MEITAQQVRELREKTGAGMMDCKRALVQAAGDEGKAVQFLREKGLAQAAKKGSRETSEGLIASYVHKGRLGVLLELSCETDFVARNEEFAELANNLAMQVAAMSPLVVAPEDLPQEALEAERAVYRSQFADKPEPVRERIVEGKLEAYYSQVCLLKQEYVRDDSRRVEDIVNDAIAKLGENIKVRRFVRLELGGDSA
- the aroB gene encoding 3-dehydroquinate synthase, with translation METVHVELGGRSYDVVVGCDILDQFGPELARRGLLRANVAVFTSPVVGAHYYAPVARSLAEAGAASVGRHDIPDGEAHKDLDHFCRAVRYLAQSAPDPSVKPLVVTLGGGVVGDLGGFAAATFRRGVDFVQVPTTLLAAVDSSVGGKTAVNLPEGKNLVGAFHQPRLVYADVGTLRTLPRREVRSGLAEIIKHGAVLDGKLFELLEDRAKDAADPDADLLVRLVPWNVRVKAAVVRQDEREERGVRICLNFGHTIGHAVEKAADGRLTHGEAVAVGMMAAARLSVDSGLCGADVRERLEAVIAAAGLPTRAPGLDIDRVQGHMAHDKKFVTGRNRFVLLSGIGEWTAREDVPEDMIRAATREVLAPAGGPQ
- a CDS encoding TldD/PmbA family protein translates to MKEKLRELCASLPADYADARIHEGTSTSINYSGRELEDIGERTSRGGCVRVLKNGGWGFATFNDLDDVERYARMAVRQAELVGGQKFALAPVEPVRQTYRTQVESDPADVPLEDKQRMCERYNRLILGSARVQTSMVVYRDSRGTSWFASSEGSLIEQEYVFCGALVGAIAVDGSNIQRAFESNGDLRGFAKVTAMEADCERAVRRAVESLDARPVEAGTYTVIVDPKLCGVFVHEAFGHLSESDFLYENPRLKEIMQIGRRFGPEFLNIIDDGSRQGEAGFIAFDSEGVPGSRTPLIEGGVLTGRLHNRETAAKMGEAPTGNARAISYRHPPIVRMTNTFMEPGETPFEEMLADTDDGLYCVGMLGGQTNMEMFTFSAEEAYRIRGGKIAEKVRDVVLTGNVFQTLRNIDCLGNDFRMHGGLGGCGKGGQSPLRVGDGGPHCRIRNVVIGGR
- the metG gene encoding methionine--tRNA ligase subunit beta, which translates into the protein MTTENGDEAMISYQDFKKVELKVGKVLSVEDHPNADKLLVIRVDLGEETPRTLVAGLKPYYRPEQLEGRRVVVVANLEPAQLRGVASNGMLLAAQDGETVSVLTPDADVAPGSTVL